From the Streptomyces pluripotens genome, one window contains:
- a CDS encoding DUF805 domain-containing protein has translation MSWFIEALKKYAVFGGRARRKEYWLYTLFLEIIYGVFGILGYAAHAPYLIAIPVLGFLLPTLAVAVRRLHDTGRSGWWFLFELVPVVGPITLLVFYCLDSQPGVNKFGPNPKEAPVFA, from the coding sequence GTGAGCTGGTTCATCGAGGCACTCAAGAAGTACGCGGTCTTCGGCGGGCGTGCGCGCCGCAAGGAGTACTGGCTGTACACCCTGTTCCTGGAGATCATCTACGGCGTCTTCGGGATCCTCGGCTATGCGGCCCACGCGCCCTACCTCATAGCCATCCCCGTGCTCGGGTTCCTGCTGCCCACCCTGGCCGTCGCCGTGCGCCGACTGCACGACACGGGTCGCTCGGGCTGGTGGTTCCTCTTCGAGCTCGTCCCGGTCGTCGGTCCCATCACCCTGCTGGTCTTCTACTGCCTGGACAGCCAGCCGGGCGTGAACAAGTTCGGTCCGAACCCTAAGGAGGCGCCGGTGTTCGCGTGA
- the hemB gene encoding porphobilinogen synthase produces MTKYGSFPGTRPRRLRTSPVMRRMVAETRLHPADFILPAFVREGVSEPVPIAAMPGVVQHTRDSLKKAALEAVEAGISGIMLFGVPEESKKDAVGTPGTDPDGILQVAIRDVRAEVGDDLLVMSDLCLDETTDHGHCGVLDDRGRVDNDATLERYAEMAQVQADAGAHVVGPSGMMDGQIGVVRDALDQIGREDVAILAYTAKYSSAFYGPFREAVASSLQGDRKTYQQDPANWRESLRELELDLAEGADMVMVKPAGPYLDILARVADSVDVPVAAYQISGEYSMVEAAAEKGWLDRDRAIFETLTGIKRAGARTILTYWATEAARKLA; encoded by the coding sequence ATGACGAAGTACGGATCCTTCCCCGGCACGCGACCCCGGCGGCTGCGGACCTCGCCCGTCATGCGGCGCATGGTCGCCGAGACACGGCTGCACCCCGCCGACTTCATCCTTCCGGCATTCGTTCGGGAGGGCGTGAGCGAGCCGGTGCCGATCGCCGCCATGCCCGGTGTCGTGCAGCACACCCGGGACAGCCTGAAGAAGGCCGCGCTGGAGGCCGTGGAGGCGGGGATCTCCGGGATTATGCTGTTCGGCGTGCCGGAGGAGTCCAAGAAGGACGCCGTGGGCACGCCGGGCACCGACCCGGACGGGATCCTGCAGGTCGCGATCCGGGACGTGCGGGCCGAGGTCGGGGACGACCTGCTCGTCATGTCCGACCTGTGCCTGGACGAGACCACCGACCACGGGCACTGCGGCGTACTGGATGACCGGGGGCGGGTCGACAACGACGCCACCCTGGAGCGGTACGCCGAGATGGCGCAGGTGCAGGCCGACGCCGGCGCCCACGTCGTCGGCCCGAGCGGGATGATGGACGGTCAGATCGGCGTGGTCCGGGACGCGCTCGACCAGATCGGTCGGGAGGACGTGGCGATCCTCGCCTACACGGCCAAGTACTCCTCCGCGTTCTACGGCCCCTTCCGCGAGGCCGTCGCCTCCTCACTCCAGGGCGACCGCAAGACCTACCAGCAGGATCCCGCCAACTGGCGCGAGTCCCTGCGGGAATTGGAGCTGGACCTGGCCGAGGGCGCGGACATGGTGATGGTCAAGCCGGCCGGACCGTACCTGGACATCCTGGCGCGGGTCGCGGACAGCGTCGACGTGCCGGTCGCCGCCTACCAGATCTCCGGTGAGTACTCGATGGTCGAGGCCGCCGCGGAGAAGGGCTGGCTGGACCGCGACCGGGCCATCTTCGAGACGCTGACCGGCATCAAGCGGGCCGGAGCGCGCACCATCCTCACCTACTGGGCGACCGAAGCGGCCCGGAAGCTGGCCTGA
- a CDS encoding phospholipase D-like domain-containing protein yields MLWKVLGRAGVALAAGTAVLATAAPANAASYNAFAFSQSGNGQTTVYDFINSATSTLDMTMYELEDTTAVDNLVALQDKGVTVRVVLDRRHKSANNSAYTALKNAGVGVVWSSSRFVYTHQKTITVDGTKSLIMTGNLTAQYYTTSRDYGVFTDDTRDVASIEKVFNADYDDTPITPTDGDHLLWSPTDSRDRLVSLIDSATTTLDVEELELSDSAVVDAIVARAEAGVTVRVVLEHPSSYSSEVSAIEAAGGTVVGYSDYYGFYIHAKAMVADYGLSTQAVEAGSINISSNSLDNNRELGIVLKGTGVAEPVATTIETTFDSDYAGGTAA; encoded by the coding sequence ATGCTGTGGAAGGTCCTCGGCCGTGCGGGCGTCGCCCTGGCGGCCGGCACCGCCGTCCTCGCCACCGCCGCCCCCGCGAACGCCGCGAGCTACAACGCCTTCGCCTTCTCCCAGAGCGGCAACGGTCAGACCACCGTCTACGACTTCATCAACTCCGCCACCAGCACGCTCGACATGACCATGTACGAGCTGGAGGACACCACCGCCGTCGACAACCTCGTAGCCCTGCAGGACAAGGGCGTCACCGTCCGGGTCGTCCTGGACCGACGGCACAAGAGCGCGAACAACTCGGCGTACACCGCCCTGAAGAACGCGGGCGTGGGCGTCGTCTGGTCCTCGTCCCGCTTCGTCTACACCCACCAGAAGACGATCACGGTGGACGGCACCAAGTCCCTGATCATGACCGGGAACCTCACCGCCCAGTACTACACGACCAGCCGTGACTACGGCGTCTTCACCGACGACACCCGGGACGTGGCGTCCATCGAGAAGGTCTTCAACGCCGACTACGACGACACCCCGATCACCCCCACCGACGGCGACCACCTGCTGTGGTCCCCCACCGACTCCCGCGACCGCCTGGTGTCCCTCATAGACTCGGCCACCACCACCCTCGACGTCGAGGAACTGGAGCTGAGCGACAGCGCGGTCGTCGACGCCATCGTGGCGCGCGCCGAGGCGGGCGTGACCGTACGGGTGGTCCTGGAACACCCCTCCTCCTACTCCAGCGAGGTCTCCGCCATCGAGGCCGCCGGCGGCACCGTCGTCGGCTACTCCGACTACTACGGCTTCTACATCCATGCCAAGGCGATGGTCGCCGACTACGGCCTGTCCACCCAGGCGGTGGAGGCCGGCTCCATCAACATCAGCAGCAACTCGCTGGACAACAACCGCGAGCTGGGCATCGTCCTCAAGGGCACGGGCGTCGCCGAACCGGTGGCCACCACCATCGAGACGACGTTCGACAGCGACTACGCGGGCGGCACGGCCGCCTGA
- a CDS encoding DUF397 domain-containing protein, with protein MAEVRYPKKVRDLKRLEAEAVELCAYNNSVLHGLLQTEEYARAIFNVRRPAFTEGEVEQQVTARLARQEILDPGASRRVFSFVQCESTLRRPIGGRIVMRRQLERVLEVGRLRNVDLQVLPLNREENSGTDGSFRLLKLTDGATVAFSEAPLSSRVMTNPKETTVLDIRYGVIRAQALSPRESLAFIEKVLGETEDMTLKASGDTDASVEWIKSSYSTADGPDCVEVAAVPDTVLVRDSKNPQGPRLALTPTAWTSFLPYASGS; from the coding sequence GTGGCCGAGGTCCGGTACCCGAAGAAGGTGCGGGACCTGAAGCGCTTGGAGGCGGAAGCGGTGGAGCTGTGCGCGTACAACAACTCCGTCCTCCATGGGCTGTTGCAGACCGAGGAGTACGCGCGGGCCATCTTCAACGTCCGTCGACCCGCTTTCACCGAAGGAGAGGTGGAGCAGCAGGTGACGGCACGCTTGGCTCGCCAAGAGATCCTCGATCCCGGAGCAAGCCGACGTGTTTTCAGCTTTGTTCAGTGTGAGTCGACGCTTCGGCGCCCTATTGGGGGAAGGATCGTCATGCGACGGCAACTCGAACGAGTGTTGGAGGTGGGGCGGCTACGCAACGTGGACCTCCAGGTCCTGCCCCTGAACCGCGAGGAGAACTCGGGCACCGACGGCTCATTCAGGCTCCTCAAACTCACCGACGGAGCCACGGTCGCGTTCAGCGAAGCACCACTCAGCAGCCGTGTCATGACCAACCCCAAAGAGACGACAGTCCTGGACATTCGTTATGGGGTCATCCGAGCCCAGGCTCTCAGCCCTCGGGAGTCCTTGGCCTTCATCGAAAAGGTACTGGGAGAGACAGAAGACATGACGCTTAAGGCCTCAGGAGACACGGACGCCAGCGTGGAGTGGATAAAGAGCAGCTACAGCACGGCCGACGGACCCGACTGCGTCGAAGTCGCCGCCGTCCCCGACACCGTCCTCGTCCGCGACTCCAAGAACCCCCAGGGCCCCCGCCTCGCCCTCACCCCCACCGCGTGGACGAGCTTCCTGCCGTACGCCTCCGGCAGCTGA
- a CDS encoding uroporphyrinogen-III synthase — MSPTTLPAAGPEHGHVTFLGAGPGDPGLLTLRAVEALSNADVLVAEHEVLDVIRTHARQGVSVVQTDADPSSGPLPGTGTPQLAVVDGTSKTAAVPVVRDAAHLVMEAARGGRRVVRAVSGDPGLDTYAAEEMLACASAGVPFEVVPGVAAAVGVPAYAGVPLRDAEGTDVRFVDARTASDRCWTEVGASDGTVVVSTTLDAVAAAAGELVSAGRKPDTPLSVTVAGTTTRQRTWTATLGTIAQTLKQAKVLPSPDGGRPVIAVVGERSAAARRDQLSWFESKPLFGWKVLVPRTKEQAASLSDQLRSYGAVPHEVPTIAVEPPRTPQQMERAVKGLVTGRYEWIAFTSVNAVKAVREKFEEYGLDARAFAGIKVAAVGEQTAKALIAFGVKPDLVPSGEQSAAGLLEDWPPYDPVFDPIDRVFLPRADIATETLVAGLIELGWEVDDVTAYRTVRASPPPAETREAIKGGGFDAVLFTSSSTVRNLVGIAGKPHNVTVIACIGPATAKTAEEHGLRVDVMAPEPSVHRLAEALAEFGAKRRAAALEAGDPVTRPSERRPGARRRRSTT; from the coding sequence TTGAGCCCCACCACCCTTCCCGCCGCCGGTCCGGAACACGGGCACGTCACCTTCCTGGGTGCCGGACCCGGAGATCCGGGACTGCTCACTCTGCGCGCCGTGGAGGCGCTGTCGAACGCGGATGTCCTGGTCGCCGAGCACGAGGTGCTCGACGTGATCCGGACGCACGCACGACAGGGCGTCTCCGTCGTGCAAACGGACGCGGATCCTTCCTCGGGCCCGCTTCCGGGCACGGGCACGCCCCAGCTGGCGGTCGTTGACGGCACGTCAAAAACCGCCGCTGTCCCGGTGGTGCGGGATGCCGCCCATCTTGTCATGGAGGCTGCCCGGGGCGGCAGGCGGGTCGTCCGTGCGGTGTCCGGGGACCCGGGACTAGATACGTACGCGGCCGAGGAAATGCTCGCCTGCGCCTCCGCCGGGGTGCCCTTCGAGGTCGTTCCCGGCGTCGCGGCGGCGGTCGGCGTGCCGGCCTACGCCGGTGTGCCGCTGCGGGACGCCGAGGGCACGGACGTCCGGTTCGTGGACGCCCGTACCGCTTCCGACCGCTGCTGGACGGAGGTGGGCGCCTCGGACGGCACGGTCGTCGTCTCCACCACCCTGGACGCGGTGGCCGCCGCCGCGGGCGAACTGGTGTCCGCGGGCCGCAAGCCGGACACCCCGCTGTCGGTCACCGTCGCCGGTACGACGACCCGTCAGCGCACCTGGACGGCCACGCTCGGCACGATCGCGCAGACGCTGAAGCAGGCCAAGGTGCTGCCGTCGCCGGACGGCGGCCGGCCGGTGATAGCCGTGGTCGGTGAGCGCTCCGCCGCCGCCCGGCGTGACCAGCTCTCGTGGTTCGAGTCCAAGCCGCTGTTCGGCTGGAAGGTGCTCGTGCCGCGCACGAAGGAGCAGGCAGCGTCGCTCTCCGACCAGCTGCGCTCCTACGGCGCGGTGCCGCACGAGGTGCCGACGATCGCCGTCGAGCCGCCGCGCACGCCCCAGCAGATGGAACGTGCCGTCAAGGGTCTGGTGACGGGCCGCTACGAGTGGATCGCCTTCACGTCCGTCAACGCGGTCAAGGCGGTCCGGGAGAAGTTCGAGGAGTACGGCCTCGACGCCCGGGCCTTCGCGGGCATCAAGGTGGCCGCGGTGGGCGAGCAGACCGCCAAGGCGCTCATCGCCTTCGGCGTGAAGCCGGACCTGGTGCCGAGCGGCGAGCAGTCGGCCGCCGGTCTGCTGGAGGACTGGCCGCCCTACGACCCGGTCTTCGACCCGATCGACCGCGTCTTCCTGCCCCGCGCCGACATCGCCACCGAGACCCTCGTCGCCGGCCTGATCGAGCTGGGCTGGGAGGTCGACGACGTCACCGCGTACCGGACCGTACGGGCCTCGCCGCCCCCGGCCGAGACACGGGAGGCGATCAAGGGCGGCGGCTTCGACGCCGTGCTCTTCACGTCCTCGTCCACGGTGCGGAACCTGGTGGGCATCGCCGGCAAGCCGCACAACGTGACGGTGATCGCCTGCATCGGCCCGGCCACGGCCAAGACCGCCGAGGAACACGGTCTGCGGGTCGACGTCATGGCTCCGGAGCCGTCCGTGCACCGGCTGGCGGAGGCGCTGGCCGAGTTCGGCGCCAAGCGGCGTGCCGCCGCGCTGGAGGCCGGGGACCCGGTCACCCGGCCCAGCGAGCGCCGGCCGGGGGCGCGGCGACGGCGGTCGACGACCTGA